In Primulina huaijiensis isolate GDHJ02 chromosome 4, ASM1229523v2, whole genome shotgun sequence, a genomic segment contains:
- the LOC140975255 gene encoding probable 1-acyl-sn-glycerol-3-phosphate acyltransferase 4 produces MEISKSLNSDKGLKHFPLTPFRIFRGLLCLAVYISTAFMFLVYFVPPAAVFTRLFSVHYSRKLVTFLFGLWLGLWPFLFEKINKVKVIFSGEKVPLEKNVLIIANHRTEVDWMYLWDLALRKGCLGYIRYVLKSSLMKLPLFGWGFHVFEFIPVERKWEVDEQVMRRMLSTFTNRQDPLWLAVFPEGTDFTDEKCRKSQKFAKENGLPVLKNVLLPKTRGLHTCLEILRDSLDAVYDITIAYKNNCPTFLDNVFGVDPSEVHIHLRRIRHEEIPSSESEISSWLMDAFQLKDQLLTDFIVNGHFPNQGTEDELSTLGCLANCAVVLSVTGIFTYLTFYSLLLFKVYVGLSCVYLAFATYFNIRPSPIFCREEMSKKKSL; encoded by the exons ATGGAAATTAGCAAGTCCCTCAATTCCGACAAAGGATTAAAGCATTTCCCATTGACCCCTTTTAGGATCTTTAGGGGTCTTCTATGTTTAGCAGTTTACATTTCAACTGCGTTTATGTTCTTAGTTTATTTCGTGCCCCCGGCCGCTGTATTCACACGCCTATTTAGTGTACATTACAGTAGGAAATTAGTAACCTTCCTCTTTGGTCTTTGGCTTGGCCTTTGGCCATTCTTATTTGAAAAGATAAACAAGGTTAAAGTAATCTTTTCGGGCGAGAAAGTTCCGTTAGAGAAGAATGTTTTGATTATAGCCAACCACAGAACTGAGGTAGACTGGATGTATCTGTGGGATCTAGCTCTGCGGAAAGGGTGCTTGGGCTACATAAGATATGTTCTCAAAAGCAGTTTGATGAAACTGCCACTCTTTGGCTGGGGATTTCACGTTTTTGAGTTCATTCCAGTGGAGAGAAAGTGGGAGGTTGATGAACAGGTGATGCGCCGAATGCTTTCTACATTTACCAATCGTCAGGATCCACTCTGGCTTGCTGTCTTTCCCGAAGGAACCGATTTTAC CGATGAGAAATGCAGAAAAAGTCAAAAGTTCGCTAAGGAGAACGGATTACCAGTTCTGAAAAATGTGTTACTACCAAAGACAAGAGGTCTGCACACTTGCTTGGAGATCTTGAGGGATTCTCTAGATGCAG TTTATGACATTACTATCGCGTATAAGAACAACTGTCCTACTTTCTTGGATAATGTGTTTGGTGTCGACCCTTCCGAAGTACACATACACCTCCGACGTATCCGTCACGAGGAAATACCCTCTTCGGAATCAGAGATCTCTTCCTGGTTGATGGATGCGTTTCAACTCAAAGATCAACTGCTCACTGATTTCATAGTTAATGGCCATTTTCCTAATCAAGGGACCGAAGATGAACTTTCAACACTCGGATGCTTGGCCAACTGTGCAGTGGTACTCAGTGTTACCGGTATCTTCACTTACCTTACCTTTTATTCCCTCCTTTTGTTTAAAGTCTATGTAGGTTTGTCTTGCGTTTACCTTGCTTTCGCTACTTATTTCAATATCAGACCATCTCCTATTTTTTGTCGTGAAGAGATGTCAAAGAAGAAATCATTGTAA